Proteins encoded together in one Lysinibacillus sp. FSL K6-0232 window:
- a CDS encoding collagen binding domain-containing protein, which produces MKKFNLAIITLLLVFQTVLSPISVLAAEGDPVLPVANTDTGDTDSSTAEETQPANEAEPTEPTEPTTETEVEDSSDTGTESTEPSPPIDEDVGDDSEPVISDSEGNTDAGEGTDAETNELGEVTAPEEDDLTLDEPEVAPLNIVYDPIMPESVITKVDFNVNGQAASPNAAIDVKNGDVATFHIDLELAAGHNYGPGTTLTYTLPSIFQNITFPAGTQFGELGEISKSGNDIIITFNENITSLGGGLAFEPGAYFEVSAEFDRNNTQWVETISVPGNENITLNFQPQQGTGTTVNKTYVRDNDGNNSKYVDWTVIVNTDAGTQGAQNFVDTLTGKHTFATDSVTIAPIAITPAGVGSPGTHIPVTPTFSPDNKVMTVTLPETTHTGYEIKYRTIVGDPGNVSSTNLRNTASYNGRTAPQTATINFGTPLNKTHTGPTVSDLKTYWTIEYNFNNRDIDASNAVLEDTWTDTQELVGGVGGIVVEDQDGNAFGGYTVTLNGDGDGFILTFKNDVTEPYTIKYATQPRSGVYPIATYTVENKVQRPDMADPVIDRAQYRQNTLLLEKTTPSIDYANKTISWRIEANQAGYALDSGTVFEDTFTDENLTLLEDSLVVRVGSVTLVRGTDYTLNNPNDKTGFTITLTDATNQPIRIEYDTAYDIKEFGANNNEYNNEVEMTNSALANSSIDTAERSIDDKQKANGVKSGEYDYATKTFYWDVELNFNYNSLTDAVFEDKLPDTQRVESITVQEGSLNAQGVFQPETTKNIPNTATAPNEIQLKLGHITKPHKVSYTSVDADGLFEHGSLITITNHAELTSDGGSTPNANWEKTIAVGQTNDILEKTGNPILNTARVKWDFKFNYAQSRLENVVITDTVAKNPTNGAPDHIILADTFKVYEVALSGKTSSASTPTAPTETKTLVNESEYGLSIDNESGTFTLTLGDVEKAYFVEYETLFTGGRDYQTNNLVEVTYNNGTQRSGNDLSSGFTVNYGQNARAIAVPFVIVKTNAETGEVMKGVEFTLYTQSNQTTPLISGTTNEDGELDFGYKLAEGNYVVKETKIPGFNNPDVSFTLHRDSIKTTGIFAGKQVVEITNEPEGGLACSAFELTVNDIDGNPITAGSKVTLVSTSTGSSTEHTVTNGKVTLTPAEVKAGHYDVVYEGDTLDTIEVTYTGQCEAEVQPAPKCDHFTIVVEDAQGIRTNIEKLTLKQGATVVAEVTPNAAGKFVFDSNKQDPTNGVKPGQYTVYEGNQYLGEVTLTYKEECGYEFIVLEAPTCPTFELTIRDVDGELVADNTEVTIKDENGQVIATERTVDGKVELQDLEPGTYTVEDENGVEIGEFSSNINCRGEVQQKPACPQFTVELKDDNDVLVPASQSVVIKDKLGNTIPTTIDADGRITFVSEDVPAGMYDVYDNKVYLGEIEVSYKQTCQTKLQIAPACPEFTLTINNAYGQPRAGVKVTITGEDGVDVEENGSTEFTTNSQGQIVISNSIIKPGKYVVKENGQTIIGTITVGNTCEAIIQPPRPVTPPNPDNPTPDPEPGNPGPNNPDPNNPKPNEPGPNNPDPNNPEPNEPGPNNPDPNNPKPNEPGPNNPDPNNPEPNEPVDPNNPDPNNPEPNEPVDPNNPNPNESVNPNNPDPSNPANPTPRPNNPSASGNGDVTVQDVISQGQQLPAFDPSNATNQALKAYQDFLNNYNKLSKEDQAKVAQAIDINKIKADAERLESLLRSKGKLPQTDEANQTALVVVGLLLVIGAVLLMRRRQTKA; this is translated from the coding sequence ATGAAGAAATTTAATTTAGCAATTATTACATTGCTACTTGTATTTCAAACAGTTTTATCCCCGATTTCAGTGCTTGCAGCAGAGGGTGATCCCGTACTGCCAGTAGCAAATACAGATACTGGGGATACAGATAGTAGTACTGCTGAAGAAACACAACCAGCTAACGAAGCTGAACCAACAGAACCAACAGAACCAACAACAGAAACAGAGGTAGAAGATAGCTCTGATACTGGAACAGAGTCAACAGAACCATCACCACCAATAGACGAAGATGTTGGAGATGATTCTGAACCAGTTATATCAGACAGTGAAGGTAATACTGATGCTGGAGAAGGCACAGATGCCGAAACGAATGAACTAGGTGAGGTAACAGCTCCAGAGGAAGACGATCTAACGCTAGACGAACCAGAAGTAGCACCACTCAATATAGTATATGATCCGATAATGCCGGAAAGTGTAATTACAAAGGTTGACTTTAATGTGAACGGTCAAGCAGCTAGTCCAAATGCTGCAATTGATGTGAAAAATGGAGATGTTGCAACATTTCATATTGATTTAGAATTAGCTGCAGGACATAACTATGGTCCAGGAACAACATTGACGTATACATTACCAAGTATTTTCCAAAATATTACTTTCCCGGCAGGCACTCAATTTGGTGAATTAGGTGAAATTTCAAAAAGCGGTAATGATATTATCATTACATTTAATGAAAACATTACTTCACTTGGTGGAGGATTAGCATTTGAACCAGGTGCTTATTTTGAAGTTTCAGCAGAATTCGATCGTAATAACACACAGTGGGTAGAAACGATTAGTGTGCCAGGGAACGAAAATATTACACTGAATTTCCAACCTCAACAAGGTACTGGTACAACAGTTAATAAAACATATGTACGTGATAATGATGGAAATAATAGTAAGTATGTTGATTGGACAGTAATTGTTAATACAGATGCAGGTACACAAGGTGCTCAAAATTTTGTAGATACATTAACGGGTAAGCATACATTTGCTACTGATTCAGTGACAATAGCGCCAATCGCTATTACACCAGCAGGAGTAGGAAGCCCAGGTACTCATATACCGGTAACTCCAACGTTTTCTCCTGATAATAAAGTGATGACAGTAACACTACCTGAAACAACACATACAGGTTATGAGATTAAATATCGCACAATTGTTGGAGATCCAGGAAATGTTTCGAGTACAAATTTGAGAAATACAGCGAGTTATAATGGGAGAACAGCTCCTCAGACAGCAACAATAAATTTTGGTACACCATTAAATAAAACACATACTGGTCCTACAGTAAGTGATTTAAAAACATACTGGACGATTGAGTACAATTTCAATAATCGTGATATTGATGCAAGTAATGCAGTCTTAGAAGATACTTGGACAGATACCCAGGAATTAGTTGGTGGCGTTGGTGGTATAGTAGTAGAGGATCAAGATGGCAACGCTTTTGGCGGCTATACTGTAACTCTGAATGGTGATGGTGACGGATTTATATTAACATTTAAGAATGATGTTACAGAACCATATACTATTAAATATGCTACACAACCGAGATCGGGTGTATATCCAATAGCTACTTATACAGTAGAGAATAAAGTGCAACGTCCAGATATGGCAGATCCAGTAATAGATCGCGCTCAATATAGACAAAATACTTTATTATTAGAAAAAACAACACCTAGTATTGACTATGCAAACAAAACAATATCATGGCGTATTGAGGCAAACCAAGCAGGCTATGCTTTAGATTCTGGCACAGTGTTTGAGGATACGTTTACAGATGAAAATCTAACTTTACTTGAAGATTCACTAGTAGTAAGAGTAGGTAGTGTAACATTAGTAAGAGGTACTGACTACACATTAAATAATCCTAATGATAAGACTGGCTTTACCATTACTTTAACGGATGCAACAAATCAGCCTATTCGCATAGAGTATGATACAGCCTATGATATCAAAGAGTTCGGTGCAAATAACAACGAGTATAACAATGAAGTCGAAATGACTAATAGTGCTCTAGCGAATAGTTCAATTGATACTGCTGAACGAAGTATAGACGATAAGCAAAAAGCGAATGGGGTAAAAAGTGGTGAATATGACTATGCAACCAAAACTTTCTATTGGGATGTTGAGTTAAACTTTAACTACAATTCTTTAACAGATGCGGTATTTGAAGATAAGTTACCAGATACACAACGTGTTGAAAGTATTACAGTTCAAGAAGGTAGCTTGAATGCACAAGGTGTATTCCAACCAGAAACGACGAAAAACATCCCTAATACGGCTACTGCACCTAATGAAATTCAGCTAAAATTAGGGCATATTACGAAACCACATAAAGTAAGCTATACATCAGTGGATGCAGATGGTCTTTTTGAACATGGTAGTCTAATTACGATTACAAATCATGCAGAATTAACAAGTGATGGTGGTAGTACGCCTAATGCAAACTGGGAAAAAACAATTGCAGTAGGACAGACAAATGATATTTTAGAAAAGACTGGTAATCCAATTTTAAATACTGCAAGAGTGAAATGGGACTTTAAATTTAACTACGCACAATCTAGATTAGAGAATGTGGTTATTACAGACACAGTGGCGAAAAACCCTACTAATGGTGCGCCAGATCATATTATTTTAGCAGATACATTTAAAGTGTATGAAGTAGCACTCTCTGGAAAAACAAGTAGCGCAAGTACCCCAACTGCTCCAACTGAAACAAAAACACTAGTAAATGAAAGTGAGTATGGCCTATCTATAGATAACGAAAGTGGTACGTTTACACTTACCCTTGGTGATGTAGAAAAAGCCTACTTTGTTGAATATGAAACATTATTTACAGGCGGTCGTGACTATCAAACTAATAACTTAGTAGAAGTAACTTATAATAATGGTACACAAAGGTCAGGTAATGATCTAAGCAGTGGCTTTACTGTTAACTATGGTCAAAATGCAAGAGCTATAGCAGTACCGTTTGTTATTGTGAAAACAAATGCTGAAACAGGGGAAGTAATGAAAGGTGTTGAATTCACTTTATATACTCAGAGTAATCAAACAACACCATTAATTAGTGGTACAACAAATGAAGATGGTGAATTAGACTTTGGGTATAAATTAGCTGAAGGAAATTATGTAGTAAAAGAAACGAAAATTCCTGGTTTTAACAACCCAGATGTATCCTTTACATTACATCGTGACAGCATAAAAACTACTGGTATATTTGCAGGTAAACAAGTTGTTGAAATAACAAATGAACCTGAAGGTGGCTTGGCATGTAGTGCATTTGAATTAACGGTAAACGATATTGATGGTAACCCAATTACTGCTGGTAGCAAGGTGACATTAGTAAGCACATCAACAGGTTCATCAACAGAGCATACAGTTACAAATGGTAAAGTGACATTGACACCTGCTGAGGTAAAAGCAGGGCACTATGATGTTGTGTATGAGGGCGATACTTTAGACACGATTGAAGTGACGTATACTGGTCAATGTGAAGCCGAGGTTCAACCAGCACCAAAGTGTGATCATTTCACAATTGTTGTGGAAGATGCACAAGGTATTCGTACAAATATTGAAAAGTTAACGTTAAAACAAGGAGCCACAGTAGTAGCAGAGGTTACACCAAATGCGGCTGGTAAGTTTGTGTTTGATTCCAACAAACAAGACCCTACGAACGGTGTGAAACCCGGTCAATATACAGTATATGAAGGAAATCAATATTTAGGTGAAGTCACGCTAACTTATAAAGAAGAATGTGGTTATGAGTTTATAGTTCTAGAAGCACCAACATGTCCAACATTCGAATTAACAATTAGAGATGTTGATGGGGAGTTAGTAGCTGATAATACCGAAGTAACAATTAAAGACGAAAATGGTCAAGTAATCGCTACTGAAAGAACAGTAGATGGTAAAGTAGAGCTACAAGATTTAGAACCGGGCACTTACACAGTTGAAGATGAAAATGGCGTGGAAATTGGTGAATTCTCAAGCAATATTAATTGTCGAGGTGAGGTTCAACAAAAGCCAGCATGTCCACAGTTTACTGTAGAGTTAAAAGATGATAACGATGTATTAGTGCCAGCTAGTCAAAGCGTAGTGATTAAGGATAAATTAGGCAACACTATTCCAACAACAATAGATGCGGATGGACGTATCACATTTGTTTCGGAAGATGTGCCAGCAGGTATGTATGATGTATATGATAATAAAGTTTATTTAGGTGAGATTGAAGTATCTTATAAACAAACTTGTCAAACAAAGTTACAAATTGCGCCGGCATGTCCAGAATTCACATTAACAATTAACAATGCATATGGTCAGCCACGTGCAGGTGTGAAAGTTACAATAACAGGTGAAGATGGGGTAGATGTAGAGGAGAATGGTTCAACAGAATTTACAACAAATAGCCAAGGACAAATTGTTATTAGCAATTCAATTATCAAACCAGGCAAGTATGTTGTAAAAGAGAATGGTCAAACAATTATCGGGACAATTACAGTGGGTAATACATGTGAGGCTATAATTCAGCCACCACGACCAGTTACACCGCCAAATCCAGATAATCCAACACCAGATCCAGAACCGGGTAACCCGGGTCCGAATAACCCAGATCCAAATAATCCAAAACCAAATGAACCGGGTCCGAATAACCCAGATCCAAATAATCCAGAACCAAATGAGCCGGGTCCGAATAACCCAGATCCAAATAATCCAAAACCAAATGAGCCGGGTCCGAATAACCCAGATCCAAATAATCCAGAACCAAATGAGCCGGTAGACCCGAATAACCCGGATCCAAACAATCCAGAACCAAATGAGCCAGTGGATCCGAACAATCCAAATCCAAATGAATCGGTGAACCCAAACAATCCAGATCCAAGTAATCCAGCGAATCCAACACCAAGACCAAACAATCCATCAGCTTCTGGTAATGGGGATGTAACGGTACAGGATGTTATTAGTCAAGGACAACAATTACCAGCCTTTGATCCATCAAATGCAACAAACCAAGCATTAAAGGCTTACCAAGATTTCCTTAATAATTATAATAAGCTATCAAAAGAAGATCAGGCTAAAGTAGCTCAAGCTATTGATATTAATAAAATCAAAGCGGATGCAGAACGTTTAGAATCACTGTTAAGATCGAAAGGTAAATTACCACAAACAGATGAGGCTAATCAAACAGCTCTTGTAGTTGTTGGCTTACTTCTTGTTATTGGTGCGGTATTGTTAATGCGTCGCCGTCAAACAAAAGCATAA
- a CDS encoding class A sortase: MIDRLKHFKRILLILILIIGVLLIFINPIQNAIIDHLSGRLNTTDYSAAAIEKNNQAHADFEFDDVQSLSIAEVLQAQVKASKMPVIGSIIVPSVEMQLPILKGVGNAVLAAGAGTMKPDQQLGQGNYALAGHYFENRDILFSPLYEAQVGDIIYVTDMTDIYEYKLATKKVIAATDIYIIDDIPDQTILTLITCAEKGTKRLAIQADFVQSYPIENAQDILQSK; this comes from the coding sequence GTGATAGATAGATTGAAGCACTTTAAACGAATCTTACTTATTTTAATACTGATTATTGGTGTATTACTTATTTTTATTAATCCCATCCAAAACGCAATTATTGACCATTTAAGTGGTCGATTAAATACAACCGATTATAGCGCAGCAGCTATTGAAAAAAACAATCAAGCACATGCGGATTTTGAGTTTGACGATGTACAATCACTCTCCATTGCAGAAGTGCTCCAAGCGCAGGTAAAGGCTAGCAAAATGCCTGTGATAGGCAGTATTATCGTACCAAGTGTGGAGATGCAGCTTCCTATTTTAAAGGGTGTTGGCAACGCTGTACTTGCCGCTGGAGCTGGTACAATGAAGCCTGACCAGCAGCTTGGGCAAGGAAACTATGCGCTAGCAGGTCATTATTTTGAGAATAGGGATATTTTATTTAGCCCTCTCTATGAAGCACAGGTTGGCGATATCATTTATGTAACGGATATGACAGATATTTATGAGTATAAATTAGCTACAAAAAAAGTGATTGCCGCAACAGATATTTATATTATTGATGATATTCCCGATCAAACAATACTAACATTGATTACTTGTGCAGAGAAAGGAACGAAGCGACTAGCTATACAAGCTGACTTTGTGCAAAGCTATCCTATAGAAAATGCACAGGATATCCTTCAGTCTAAATAA
- a CDS encoding 2-hydroxymuconate tautomerase has protein sequence MPYVTVKMLEGRTEEQKRALVKEVTEAVSRTANAPEENIVVFIEEMSKNHYGVAGVRFSDK, from the coding sequence ATGCCATATGTAACTGTGAAAATGCTTGAAGGTCGCACAGAGGAGCAAAAACGTGCACTTGTAAAAGAAGTAACAGAAGCCGTTTCCCGTACAGCCAATGCACCTGAAGAAAATATCGTCGTTTTTATCGAGGAAATGTCTAAAAACCATTACGGCGTTGCAGGTGTTCGCTTTAGCGATAAATAA
- a CDS encoding YwhD family protein, translating to MTNEEKPKQKMGFTIIKNDPTDGHKGFGIGSLSLENVSPVIIDVEEGTASVEIGAMHARSDVERGIKFTTDRADSEGGKPYWLVWVTIDHKADGPYYAGVTACEMVVNREKRRGYKILADHVNKMDKSMKRHIIVEHMDASSKKVLANFLKELNPELWERSVEQLRQDLFVE from the coding sequence ATGACAAATGAAGAAAAACCAAAACAAAAAATGGGCTTTACCATTATTAAAAATGATCCAACAGATGGACATAAGGGGTTTGGTATTGGCTCTCTTTCATTAGAGAATGTATCACCAGTAATTATTGATGTAGAGGAAGGAACAGCCTCTGTTGAAATTGGAGCAATGCATGCACGGAGTGATGTTGAACGCGGCATTAAATTTACAACGGATCGTGCTGATTCAGAGGGTGGTAAACCCTATTGGCTCGTATGGGTCACAATCGACCATAAAGCGGATGGACCATACTATGCGGGTGTAACAGCTTGTGAAATGGTTGTGAATCGTGAGAAACGCCGTGGCTATAAAATTTTAGCTGACCATGTCAATAAAATGGATAAATCCATGAAACGTCATATTATCGTAGAACATATGGATGCATCGTCTAAAAAAGTGTTAGCTAATTTCTTAAAGGAGCTTAATCCTGAGCTATGGGAGCGCAGTGTAGAGCAATTACGTCAAGACTTATTTGTCGAATAG
- a CDS encoding transglycosylase domain-containing protein, which translates to MKRKSYHRKQKRVKRTRKTLTFFVAFTSAIVVAIIALRIYVQVAGAPPLTVPKASIFLDENENQIGDHFTNQRRYWVSLDEMSPYLKEAVVAVEDKDFYKHNGFDYSRIAGAILVDIKAGSKVQGASTITQQYARNLYLSHEKSWTRKLNEALYAYRLEVFYDKDEILEGYLNTVYYGHGMYGVEAASRFFFGKSASDLTLAEAAMLTGIPKGPSIYSPIANLEKATNRQHVILKLMADQGAITQEEQARAKNEQLVLKNDSWVATKSVAPYFLDVAWQEASEILKSKNLDISEGGWTIQTTLNVAHQKAAEEAIAKNMPANDLQTAFVSMEAKTGAVTALVGGRDYAVSSFNRVTQAKRQPGSTIKPILYAAALENGYTPLTFLDVGETTFTYDNGRGTYAPKNVNGQFADHDMSMAQAIAISDNIYAVKTLEDIGFKEFHNMANRFSVGIGAKDNLSIALGTVETTLYEMTNAYNILASQGQQTIPTTIVSIQNAQGDTIYENKEVTQKPETAISKENAFILTEMMTGIFDPVFSDYSPATGISIRSRMTHTYAAKSGSTNSDQWLIGYTPRLTAGVWNGYDQGKNLTAKEDSAATKQIWIDFMETVNKGIKNEDFKKPKGVKGVVIDIETGKLATDACPKQRLIYVEEKDVPTEKCTNFDILDSNTWGEFWNMLPFSLFKDDEKNKQ; encoded by the coding sequence ATGAAACGAAAAAGCTATCATCGCAAACAAAAGCGTGTAAAGCGCACACGTAAAACCCTTACTTTTTTTGTTGCCTTTACATCTGCCATTGTTGTAGCCATTATCGCACTACGCATCTATGTTCAAGTGGCTGGTGCACCGCCTTTAACCGTACCGAAAGCCTCCATTTTTTTAGATGAAAATGAGAACCAAATCGGAGATCACTTTACAAACCAGCGACGTTATTGGGTGAGTCTTGATGAGATGTCCCCCTATTTAAAAGAAGCAGTCGTTGCTGTAGAGGATAAAGATTTTTATAAGCATAATGGCTTTGATTATTCACGTATTGCTGGTGCTATTTTAGTGGATATTAAGGCTGGAAGCAAAGTACAAGGAGCAAGTACAATCACCCAGCAATATGCACGAAACCTATATCTTTCCCATGAAAAATCATGGACACGTAAATTAAATGAGGCGCTCTATGCTTATAGATTAGAAGTTTTTTATGATAAGGATGAAATATTAGAGGGCTATTTAAATACTGTCTATTATGGTCATGGCATGTACGGTGTAGAGGCAGCTAGTCGCTTCTTCTTTGGAAAGTCAGCGAGTGATTTAACACTTGCCGAGGCAGCAATGCTTACAGGAATACCAAAAGGGCCAAGCATTTATTCACCGATCGCTAATTTGGAGAAGGCGACAAACCGCCAGCATGTTATTTTAAAGCTAATGGCTGACCAAGGTGCCATTACACAGGAAGAGCAAGCACGTGCAAAAAATGAACAGCTTGTCTTGAAAAATGATAGCTGGGTGGCAACAAAGTCAGTTGCTCCTTACTTCCTTGATGTGGCTTGGCAAGAGGCTAGTGAAATTTTAAAATCCAAAAACCTTGATATTAGTGAGGGTGGTTGGACAATCCAAACAACACTAAATGTAGCACATCAAAAAGCAGCGGAAGAAGCAATTGCTAAAAATATGCCTGCAAATGATTTACAAACAGCATTTGTTAGTATGGAAGCTAAAACAGGCGCTGTTACTGCTTTAGTTGGAGGCCGTGATTATGCTGTCAGCTCCTTTAACCGCGTTACACAAGCAAAACGACAGCCGGGCTCTACCATTAAGCCAATTTTATATGCAGCAGCTTTAGAAAATGGCTATACTCCGCTGACGTTTTTAGATGTTGGTGAAACAACCTTTACGTATGATAATGGTCGAGGAACGTATGCGCCTAAAAACGTTAATGGACAGTTTGCAGATCATGATATGTCTATGGCACAGGCAATTGCGATTTCTGATAATATTTATGCAGTGAAAACATTAGAGGATATTGGCTTTAAGGAATTTCATAATATGGCTAATCGCTTTAGTGTAGGCATTGGTGCAAAGGATAATTTATCCATTGCATTAGGAACAGTCGAAACAACATTATATGAAATGACAAATGCTTATAATATTTTGGCGTCACAGGGGCAGCAAACAATTCCAACAACCATTGTATCCATTCAAAACGCCCAAGGTGATACAATTTATGAAAATAAAGAGGTGACGCAAAAGCCAGAAACAGCTATTTCTAAAGAAAATGCCTTTATTTTAACAGAAATGATGACAGGTATTTTCGATCCTGTTTTCAGTGATTACTCACCTGCTACAGGCATTAGTATTCGCTCGCGTATGACACACACATACGCAGCTAAATCTGGCTCTACGAATAGTGATCAATGGCTAATCGGTTATACACCACGGCTAACTGCCGGGGTATGGAATGGCTATGATCAAGGCAAAAACCTAACAGCCAAAGAGGACTCGGCTGCAACAAAGCAAATATGGATTGACTTTATGGAAACTGTGAACAAAGGCATTAAAAATGAAGACTTTAAAAAGCCTAAAGGTGTAAAAGGTGTTGTCATTGATATTGAAACGGGTAAACTTGCAACAGATGCCTGCCCTAAACAGCGTCTTATCTATGTAGAGGAAAAGGATGTACCAACTGAAAAATGTACAAACTTTGATATTCTTGATAGCAATACATGGGGTGAGTTTTGGAATATGCTGCCGTTTTCACTTTTTAAAGACGATGAAAAAAATAAGCAATAA
- the speB gene encoding agmatinase, which yields MRFDEAYSGNVFIKSHPTYEDAQAVIYGMPMDWTVSYRPGSRFGPQRIREVSIGLEEYSPYLDRELEEVKYFDAGDIPLPFGNAQRSLDEIEKFIEKLLADGKIPVGMGGEHLVSWPVMKAVSAKYDDLAIIHFDAHTDLRVEYEGEPLSHSTPIRKIAEHIGPKNVYSFGIRSGMREEFEWAKENGMHISKFEVLEPLKEVLPSLAGRNVYVTIDIDVLDPAHAPGTGTVDCGGITSKELLASIHAIAASGVNVVGFDLVEVAPIYDSSEMTANTASKLLREMILGWVK from the coding sequence ATGAGATTTGATGAAGCATATTCAGGGAATGTTTTTATAAAAAGTCATCCTACCTATGAGGATGCACAGGCAGTTATTTATGGCATGCCAATGGATTGGACAGTAAGCTATCGTCCGGGGTCACGTTTCGGTCCACAGCGTATTCGTGAGGTATCAATTGGCCTTGAGGAATACAGTCCGTATCTAGATCGTGAGCTGGAGGAAGTAAAGTATTTTGATGCAGGTGATATTCCGCTACCATTTGGCAATGCACAACGTTCATTGGATGAAATTGAAAAATTTATTGAAAAATTATTAGCAGATGGCAAAATTCCTGTTGGTATGGGCGGAGAGCATTTAGTGTCGTGGCCTGTTATGAAGGCTGTTTCCGCTAAATATGATGATTTAGCCATTATTCATTTTGATGCACATACAGATTTACGTGTGGAATATGAGGGTGAGCCACTTTCGCATTCAACGCCAATTCGTAAAATTGCTGAGCATATTGGACCAAAAAATGTCTATTCATTCGGTATTCGCTCAGGTATGAGGGAAGAATTTGAATGGGCGAAGGAAAACGGCATGCATATTTCAAAATTCGAAGTGCTAGAGCCATTAAAAGAGGTACTACCATCATTAGCTGGACGCAATGTGTATGTAACAATTGATATTGATGTACTAGACCCAGCTCATGCACCAGGCACGGGTACAGTAGATTGTGGTGGTATTACATCGAAAGAATTACTAGCTTCAATTCATGCCATTGCAGCAAGCGGCGTCAACGTTGTAGGCTTTGACCTAGTAGAAGTAGCACCAATCTATGACTCATCCGAAATGACAGCGAATACGGCTTCAAAATTGTTACGAGAAATGATATTAGGCTGGGTAAAATAA